The Verrucomicrobiota bacterium genomic interval CCGCCGAGGATGCGTGGCACTGCCCTGGAGACCGGCGCTGGAAATTGCCGCCCGGCCGGGGATTCGCCTACGATAGCTACGGCGGCGCGGGCGGGTTGGATGGCGAAGATGAAGCCAATTCCATCCGCAAGTACAGCCAAATCCTCTATCCGACGCGCAATTATGTGTTCGTGGAAGAGGCCGATGATCGCGGCTGGAATCTCGGCTCGTGGCTGATCGACCCGACACCGTCGGCGTTCACTTGGGTTGACGCCGTGGCCATCTGGCACAATAAGAAGAGTACGCTCAGTTTCGCGGACGGCCACGCCGTAACACATCGTTGGCTGGGCGAGGCCATGCTCAAAGCCTCCGACGTCAAACCGGGGGTCTCGAAATTTGGCGCCACCGCTCGGACGCCTGCGGACAAACAGGATATCTGGTACATGAAGTACGGCTACACCCATCGCAGGCAAGCCGAGTTCGAGAAACTTTGGGAGGGCGTTCCTTTTCGACCTTAGGGTCTGTTCAGTATGGGGATGAGGCGAGACTCAAGTGCCCGGAGCCAAAGACGATTTCGACCTTGCGCGTGATCACCGGGTGCGATTAAGAGTGCCGGTCAGTTGCGATTCGATTGACTACCCTCTCTCCCCGCGAGGAACGACTGGGGAGAGAGATAGAGAGAGGAGTTTCTTGGAAAAGCGAAATCGCATCCAAACGCGCCTCCTCTCCCTGGCCCTCTCCTCCCTTCGGGAAGAGAGGGAGAAAACTTCGTGGACCGACAGTTTGATCTCACCCGCGATAGCCAGGCAACCTTGACGCGCCTGAACGCAGACTTCATCCTGGACTTATGTCATCCATTCGTTCTCGAATCGCGCCATTCTGCATCTTAATCATCGCTTTCACGACTGCGGTTTGCAGCGTCGCTCGGGCCCAGGAACCCAGGCGTCTCCTCCTCATCGGCCAGGGACCTGACGGACATCCGCCGGCCACGCACGAATTCATGGCCGGCGTCCGCGTGATGGAAAAACTTCTCGCCCCGCACAAGGACGTGCGTGTTACGGTCACGAAAGCCGACGAACCCTGGACCGAGGGACCCGCGCTGATCGACCAGGCCGACGGCATCGTGATGTTCGTCACGCAAGGCGCGCGCTGGATTCAGAACGACCCGCAACGCCACACCGCGTTGAAACGTCTGGCGCAACGGAAAGGCGGCATTGTGGCGCTCCACTGGGCGGTCGGCGCGCACGACGCCAAACACATCGAAGGCCAGCTTGAGCTTCTTGGAGGCACACGCGGCGGGCCGCAGCGGAAATACAAAGTGCTGGAAACCGACGTCACCGTGGTGGATCCGAAACATCCCATCACGACCGGGGTGAAGAGTTTTCGAGTCCACGACGAATTCTATTACCGTCTGGATTTCGTCAAACCTCCGTTGCGGGTCCATCCCCTCCTGACCGCGCGTATCGAGGACCATGATGAAACGGCTTGCTGGGCGTGGGAACGGCCTGATGGCGGCCGGTCATTCGGCTTCGTGGCCATTCATTTCCACAGCAACTGGCAACGCAGGGAATATCGCCGTCTGGTCGCGCAGGGAATTCTCTGGACGCTCGGCCAGCCGATTCCCCATGCGGGCGTGAACGTGGACATCGATCCCAAAGCGCTCGAACTGAAGTAGGAGCTTTGTCTTGTTGGAATCACCAAGAAAAAACCGTTTGGTTTCTCGCCAGGCGGAATTTCTCACTTAGTTTGAATCAACCTTAGGGTCTGTGCAAAAATAAATTCCGGTTTTGCTGGAGGCGATTTCGCTTTCTGGCGAGGCACGACGAAGGAGCATAGCCAGGGCTCTGCGACTGAGGAGAAACGAAGCCAGAAAGCGAAATCGCCCCAGCCCTCCGGGGCGGGGCGGGGCCTGGCTGGCTGCGGCGTTGCTCGTCGGTCACAGCCCCAAAACGGGGATGCTCCCTCCTCGCGCCTTGCATCCGGCCAGGCGGCGCTCCCGCCAAAACCGGAAGTTATTTTTGCACAGACCCTTAGCTTAGCTTTACCGGCAGTGCCGAAACACCGGCGGCCCATGATGGTGGTGATGCGGCCCGAATCCGAAACTGAAACTCACCACGGGACGCGGCGCGACGTACACCGGCGCCGGCCGGACATAGACCAGGCGTGGTTGCACATAGACCGGCTGCGGATAAACGACAACCGGCGCGTGCTGAACAACGACTGGTGGAGGGGCTTGCACCACGGGCGCGGCGTAATACGCCGGAGCGTGGTAAACGGGAACTGGCTCAAACGATTTGGCGATGACAGCGCCGGCGACCAGGCCGGTCAAAACTTTGCCGGCCGTGGCCCACTCTTTATCGCCCGCGGAGGCCGACGGAGCGCTCATGCCCAGCACTGCCAGACTTGTGAAAGTTGCGATCCAAGTTTTCATATTTTTGCCTTTCTCTAAAAGCTGTACGTATGGACTGAGGAATTTGTTTTTTATTCAACAGCCCTGTGCTACGCTTTGTAGGGCGATCCGCATGACAAGCTTGCACTCGAACAAAGGAAGCTCCCGGCGCCGGCGCCTGCCTCGCTCGTTCAAGGACCTCACCCCGAGCCAGCATTTCAATCCGCGCACGTTCTTTCGCGAAATGGTTTGGAAGGCGCTGTTGACGCGGCGAATCGGCCAGCACAAAAAACCGGCCTTTCCCAAATTGAGCCCGGGACAGGTCGCGCTCACCTGGATCGGACATGCCTCCTTTCTGGCGCAGTTCAGCGACTTGAACGTGCTGATTGATCCGAACTTCGCCAACTGGCTTTTCCTTTTGAAGCGGATCAAACGAGCGGGTTTGAAAATCAAAGACCTGCCTCCGATCGATCTGGTCCTGCTCACTCACGCGCACTTCGATCACTTTCACAAGCCGACGCTCCGCCGCTTGCCGGCGCCGAAAATCGGAGTCATGCCTTGGGGCGTTGGCGATCTCGCGCACGGCCTCGGCTTCGACCGCATCATCGAACTGCAATGGTGGGAGAGCTTCTCGCACGGAGAATGGAGAGTCACGCTGACTCCGAGCAAACACTGGGGCGCGCGCGTGCTGCGCGACCAACATCGCGGCTACGGCGGCTTTGTTCTCGAACACCAAGGCCGCCAGATTTTCCACGCGGGCGACAGCGCCTGTTTCGACGGCTTCAAAGAAATCGGCAATCGCTTCTCACCGGAAATCGCGTTGTTGCCGATCGGGGCGTATTATCCCGAATCGTTTCGGCGGGTTCACATGGGGCCGGATGAAGCGATCAAAGTTTTCCGCGACTTGCGGGCGCGCTGGCTGGTGCCGATGCACTACGGCTCGTTCCGTCTTTCCTTCGAGGAACTGGACGATCCGCCGCGCTGGCTGAGCGAACTTTGCCACAGGAACGGGCTAAGCCATCATTTGAAGATTCTGGAGGAGGGCGTGCCGCAGGTCTTCTGAAACGTAGGGCAGGCTTCCAGCCTGCCACTGTGGAGTCATCCTGCCTTGCGAATGACGACAGGGCAACGGAGGCGTTCAGAGACTGAGGTGGCCGAGGGCGAGCAAGCCGTAGAACGTGTACTCGCAGTCCAGCGTTTCATCGCCCCAGCTTCCGTGAAACGCGCCTTCATTGGTCCAAAGACTGTCCACGAAATCCAGACAGCTTTCCTTGATCGCGCTGAAATCGACCTGCATTCCGGACAGGGCGTGCAGAGCGGTCGCCGTGGAAAGCAAATCCGGCATGGGCGCGGCCGGCACCGCCAGAAAGCCGCCCTGGGGATGACACCGGGCGAGAAGCCAGTCGCCGATGGCGGGGTTCAAAGGCTGGCCGAGATTCCTCAGCAGCGTGATGGCAGCCGCCGTGGCGTTGGTCGAACCCACTGCAGCTTGCGGCTTGCGGCTTGCAGATTGCGAGTGGCGTTCGTTGGTCCACGCGCCGTCGGAGGTTTCCAGAAACTTGAAGGATTGCACCAAACGGAGCGGTTCGGGCAATTCGGCTTTCAAATCCTGATGCGCCCCCAGAGCAAGAAAACCCGCGTAGGCAGTCCCAAACTCAGCGCCCGCCGCCGGATTGTACCCGCCATCCTGGCTTCGAAAGTTGCCGAGGCGGCGCAGAATATGGCGTTCGATGTTATTCGATGGGACCTGATTTGCGGCCCCAACCGCCGCACGCGCTCGCGCCAGGCAACAGAGGTGGACATAATCCAACCCTTCGCCGCTTCCGAATCCGGCTACGTATTTCGCGGTCTTCGCAAACCGCTCGGCCAGGTCACCTCTTTGAACCTTGAACTTCGAACTTTGAACTTCCAACGCCAGCAGCGCGTCGAGCCCGAACACCGTGTAATAGAGATCGCTCCGGTCGTTGCGATCTCTGAATCCGCCGTCGGGATTTTGCTGCCCCAGCAAGAAGGCGCGAACGAGTTCGGTGGATTCGCCGAGAAGCTTCGGGGCCAGGCGGGCGACTTGGAGCATTTCCAACCGCAGGCTCATGAGCCAAACAGTTCTCGCAGCAGCGCGGCTAGCTCTGCCTTCGACATTTCCTTCTCGGCGATGGCGATCATCGCGTTGTAGAGCGGAGATGCTTCGCAGTCCGTGGCAACGCGGTTGCCTTCGAGAAAGGTCAATGCGGAACCGATCGCCGCTCGTTTGTTGCCATCCAGAAACGCTTGCGCCTCCGCGATGTGATAAGCGTACGCGGCCGCAATGTCGAACAGATCACCTCTTCCGTAGAAGAAAGCATTCTGCGGGTGGAAAATCGCGGACTCGAGCGCTCCCTGATCCCTTATTCCAAGGGTGCCACCGAATTTCTCGATGGCTTCGCGGTGGACCGCTTGAACCTGCTCGAAGGTGAGAAAATCAGGCTCGCGCACTATTGGGCAAGCTTGCTGAGCAGGTCCGAATGTTTGGTGAAGACCTTCTGCTTCGCGGTTGCAAAGCTGGCCTCGTCCATGTACCGCGGTTCCACCGTGGACGCTGCCGCCTTCAAATCAAGCTGTTGAACAAACTTCGCCACTTCAACCTTTTCCTCGAGTGGCAAAGCTTTGATCTGTTCGATGATCTCAAGCGCACTCATTGGAGGAACTATACCCCGGGAATCGCCGCGGGCAAGGCGCGCCGTTACGCCGCCGCCTCTGCGGCCACGTTGCGTTCCGCGGCGTTTTTCTGCTCGAATTCCTTGCACCACCCTTTGATTTCGGTGTCGTTGAAAATCTTGCCAATGACGCGGCGCAACAGTCCTTTGAGGCTGGCGTTCTCGAGATCGCGCAGGGAACGGATCGCTTCTTCTTTGTAAGTTTCCAGCAACGTTCTCGCCCGTTCGTCCGCCTTCAGTTCGGCATAGAGCGCCTCGATCTGCTCCACGTCCACACCCGGCTTCGGCGCGCGGCGCCAGAGCGAATCCAGCAATTGCTTCTTTTCTCCGGACGCGCGCTCATGCGCTACGCCAAGAAGCAAGCTGGGGCGCATCCCGGCGATGTCGTTGGTTTCGCCCTTGACTCCCAGATCGCTCAGATCGTCGCGAATCTGATACGCGATACCGAGGGCTTCGCTGTAAGCGCGAAGCGTATTCTCAATATCTTCGTAGCCGC includes:
- a CDS encoding prepilin-type N-terminal cleavage/methylation domain-containing protein codes for the protein MKTTASFRKARLGFTLIELLVVIAIIAILASLLLPSLAKSKEQATGARCQSNQKQLGLAFYMYADDNNDNVVGMSTYRQGRDFWTGPKPVPGGFTGSAQARALAEAKEGLRQGKLFPYAPAEDAWHCPGDRRWKLPPGRGFAYDSYGGAGGLDGEDEANSIRKYSQILYPTRNYVFVEEADDRGWNLGSWLIDPTPSAFTWVDAVAIWHNKKSTLSFADGHAVTHRWLGEAMLKASDVKPGVSKFGATARTPADKQDIWYMKYGYTHRRQAEFEKLWEGVPFRP
- a CDS encoding ThuA domain-containing protein, which translates into the protein MSSIRSRIAPFCILIIAFTTAVCSVARAQEPRRLLLIGQGPDGHPPATHEFMAGVRVMEKLLAPHKDVRVTVTKADEPWTEGPALIDQADGIVMFVTQGARWIQNDPQRHTALKRLAQRKGGIVALHWAVGAHDAKHIEGQLELLGGTRGGPQRKYKVLETDVTVVDPKHPITTGVKSFRVHDEFYYRLDFVKPPLRVHPLLTARIEDHDETACWAWERPDGGRSFGFVAIHFHSNWQRREYRRLVAQGILWTLGQPIPHAGVNVDIDPKALELK
- a CDS encoding type II toxin-antitoxin system death-on-curing family toxin, which gives rise to MVREPDFLTFEQVQAVHREAIEKFGGTLGIRDQGALESAIFHPQNAFFYGRGDLFDIAAAYAYHIAEAQAFLDGNKRAAIGSALTFLEGNRVATDCEASPLYNAMIAIAEKEMSKAELAALLRELFGS
- a CDS encoding MBL fold metallo-hydrolase; amino-acid sequence: MTSLHSNKGSSRRRRLPRSFKDLTPSQHFNPRTFFREMVWKALLTRRIGQHKKPAFPKLSPGQVALTWIGHASFLAQFSDLNVLIDPNFANWLFLLKRIKRAGLKIKDLPPIDLVLLTHAHFDHFHKPTLRRLPAPKIGVMPWGVGDLAHGLGFDRIIELQWWESFSHGEWRVTLTPSKHWGARVLRDQHRGYGGFVLEHQGRQIFHAGDSACFDGFKEIGNRFSPEIALLPIGAYYPESFRRVHMGPDEAIKVFRDLRARWLVPMHYGSFRLSFEELDDPPRWLSELCHRNGLSHHLKILEEGVPQVF